A single Sporomusaceae bacterium DNA region contains:
- the ygiD gene encoding 4,5-DOPA dioxygenase extradiol, which translates to MPALFVGHGSPMNAVEDNAFTGGWEEIARKIPRPEAILAISAHWYTAGSRIADAAKPKTIYDFYGFPDELYRVAYSAPGAPELAHLTKGLISGGGQIDNTWGIDHGAWSVLHKMYPEADIPVCQLSVDRNASAETHFQIGREIAGLREKGVLIFASGNVVHNLARITWGMEGGQPWANGFDRYIKEKIIARQYQDVINYKSAGESAELAFTTPEHFYPLLYILGAANIADRLEVYNDSCTLGSISMTCYLFA; encoded by the coding sequence ATGCCGGCGCTATTCGTCGGGCACGGCTCGCCGATGAACGCCGTCGAAGACAACGCTTTCACCGGCGGGTGGGAAGAAATCGCCCGTAAAATCCCCCGGCCGGAAGCTATTTTGGCCATATCGGCCCATTGGTACACCGCCGGCAGCAGAATTGCGGATGCGGCGAAGCCCAAGACAATTTATGACTTTTACGGCTTCCCGGACGAGCTTTACCGTGTGGCTTACAGCGCCCCCGGCGCGCCCGAACTGGCCCATTTGACCAAGGGCCTGATCAGTGGCGGCGGGCAAATCGACAATACCTGGGGAATCGACCACGGCGCCTGGTCCGTGCTTCACAAAATGTACCCCGAAGCGGACATACCCGTCTGCCAGCTTAGCGTGGACCGTAACGCCAGTGCGGAAACCCATTTTCAGATCGGGCGGGAAATCGCCGGCCTGCGTGAAAAAGGGGTATTAATCTTCGCCAGCGGCAATGTCGTCCACAACCTCGCCCGGATAACCTGGGGCATGGAAGGCGGGCAACCGTGGGCAAACGGGTTTGACCGCTACATCAAGGAAAAGATAATCGCCAGGCAGTACCAGGATGTAATAAATTATAAATCGGCGGGAGAATCCGCCGAACTGGCCTTTACCACCCCCGAACACTTTTACCCGCTTCTTTATATTCTGGGTGCGGCAAACATCGCTGACAGGCTAGAGGTTTATAATGACTCATGTACCTTAGGGTCAATATCAATGACATGTTATTTGTTCGCATAA
- a CDS encoding DoxX family protein, which translates to MNNLLMNGLKKYQDEALLFARLGLCFMFVVVHGGPKLFGGPEKWLEVGSLLKVLGITTMPVFLGFIAAVSEFLGGILIGLGLFTRLGAFMIFATLVVGAAVMFTMKGLFAAAPATEDALFMLVLMAVGAGKYSLDRKWLGKD; encoded by the coding sequence AATATCAGGACGAGGCGCTTTTGTTCGCCCGGTTGGGGCTGTGCTTCATGTTCGTCGTCGTCCACGGCGGGCCGAAGCTCTTCGGCGGCCCGGAGAAATGGCTGGAAGTGGGCTCGCTGCTCAAAGTCCTGGGCATTACGACCATGCCGGTCTTCCTGGGCTTTATCGCCGCCGTATCCGAATTCCTGGGCGGAATCCTCATCGGTTTGGGCCTCTTCACCCGTCTGGGCGCGTTCATGATCTTCGCCACCCTCGTAGTCGGCGCGGCGGTCATGTTCACGATGAAAGGCCTTTTCGCCGCCGCCCCCGCGACCGAAGACGCCCTGTTCATGCTTGTCCTCATGGCAGTAGGAGCAGGAAAATACAGCCTTGACCGCAAATGGTTGGGGAAAGACTAA